The nucleotide sequence GTCCATTTGTGGAGCTCGACTACTGTCTGCCATGTTTGGCGCGGTTTGAATTGAGCAGCACAGATGCCAATAGTGATGCTgacgtcacaatatatatatatttttattaattgtattgctgtttgtttattataagttcaagtcattgtcgagtcttccacttcaagtcaagtcaagtctcaagtaacttgttctcaagtcaaagtcaagtcaagtcattttcgtactttaatcaagcaagtcacaagtcctgaaaattgtgactcgagtcagactcgagtcaagtcatgtgactcgagtcccccacctctggttTGTACTGGTCTCTCGGCAAAAGTCAACTTGCAAACGCATTGATAGAGGGAGTTAGAAGATTATTTACAGTCAGGATACAggccataaaaataaaaaggggaTCAGCCATCAATAAGGAAATACTAATAGTACGCAGCAAACGGCCCTAGCTGTGTATTTTGACCGCACTGCTCCGACTGTCCTCAGTTTAACACGCTCGTCCATGGTCTGGTCGCAGTGCGGTCACGTGACGCGCAGGCCGGCCAGTTCCGTTTGCTTTGGTTTACAGCGCACAAACCATAAAATGagtaaacgtaaaaaaaaattacattttctttttaaatataaataaaaaatgtattaatctacTTGGTCATATAAAGATAATACACGCGGCTTGCCCAATAAAATATAAAAGGGTGTAATTTATTCTGTTGACCATCCCAATTGATTTGACACTTTGACGTTCgcaaaatgtttcaaaaatgcatttattctCTCTCATTGTTAAACAATTTTCGGGGTTACcacatttttttaacaatacatttcacATACTTTTCGAGATATATTACGGAATAAGATTGACAAAAATAATTAGTGTGGAAGTTTCTAGGCGATTTAGTATTTTAGAGCTCagctttactaaaaaaaaaaatatatatatatatatatataaacatcccCATCAAAAGTTACTTGCTAGgaattaatatttaatacattttaatgagttAACCAGACTTGAATATCACTGTTTTATGATTTTGACATATTTCCAGGTTGTCCGTGACCGTGAATACCCAGCATTTAAGTGAAACTTTCTTTCTAGGTaaggttttttttaatgatttaatgatttTATGTTGATTCAGAGATGTACATATTTGGACTGTTGGCATGTCTTGCATTCCGTAGCAGAGACGCTAGCAAGTCTACATCTCTCGATATCAGCTGTCTTTTAAAGATTAAACCGTCCCCTAATCATCAATCACTTACGGCAGGATGACTTCTGAGTTGCCGACTGACCGTGCTCAGCATCGTGACGGATGAGATCAATTTAATCTCCCAAAATGTACAAAAGTCACCGGAATAAGCGCGCCCTGTACGAGGACTAGCAAGATCGTTTCAGCATTGAGAGAAGATGACACTGTCCGCGGGGGGTTGTAGCGTTtgcctgatttattttttttatattttacaagcCAGTGTATATTGTCGTCTCATTTGAGtttcttaattattattaatacacaaaatgtttaaatgctaGTCACTGCAAGGTTGCAGAATGTATATTTGATGAGAATGTGACAGAATTTTGTAAAGGCGCACTACTGGACACCCATTTGCAGGCGCGCTACTTTTCCTTACGGACCGCTGAGCTGATCTAGGGTCAGTGTGAGAGTCCATAAAGACCACACTGTGATTTGTAGTAATTTCAGAGATCTGATCCCAGGACAGGGAGTAGAGTAAAGCCAGCGTTGTACATGCAAGTGGTAAAAGTTGTACAAGGGCTAGAGAAGGTTGTCTAGGTCGTTGATGTGTTTTATATGGTTAAGGAGGGTAAAATATGGTTGTAGATGTGAAAGAAGTAAATAGGCAAGGTTGATTCAAGCATGCATTTTACTCTGTCATATTAGAAATCTGTAAAGTGGACGAGTTTAATGTGTTCTTTAAAAATTATATGAACAAAATTAATCGGTTATAACAGGTTGCCAGCATTTATAAATACCGTTTTCACTcaggaacaattgaaaatcactttgttctggttttcAGTTACATTCTGATAAAAATATCATTAGTTTTCATTCCTTCAGACATTTTTAGTCcctaatttaaattatttatgcattgtggtagtatttgttgtgctgaattcattttattctctctctctctctctctctctctcactctctctctctctctctctatatatatatatattatgcatgcatttaataatttttttaaatgaaaattgtaactacatttattttttgcattgtgaaatagTGAACTTAATGATGCTACTTTGGATTATGGAAACCAAAACAAGCCTTTGTAATGTAAAAGTGCAATAAAATGACATATAGATGCCTAATTGTAATATTAAATATGCTTATGAAACTATACATCCATGCATTTATAACTCATCAGTGACAAATATATGTTTACTCTAAAAATTGATGACAACTTTTTAAGGTTGTTCTGTCTTTACCAGGTCTGGAAACCACAATTCTATAATTCTGATCAACCTCGTCCTATTTTTACCTTTTTATAGTCATGGCGTGTGTTACAAAACATCCTTGAAATTTCCATTTACATGGCCTACAAGTGTTCTGATTAAAAATGAGCGTGAGATTGAaataagagaggaagagagagaaaagaagcaAAGCTCTTCTTCATCATTTTAGCCAGGACACCCTCAGGCCAGCTTGTTCAAACGGAGAGTCTGGAAATGTAGTTTTGCTGCACTGTCACTGCTGGCTCTTTTAATCAGATTGCCTTCCTGACATGCAGCAGTGTTTGTTTCCCTGCAATTTCATTTTCGGCTTTGAATTGCACATTAACCTTTCCTCAGAGTTCCTGTTAGGCAAACAGCGACGGCTCTCTACTGCGATCACTATTATGAAAGGTGGAGGGTGAACTCCTGTCAGGTACGTTTGATCATGGTTAATGGCGTCATGTTCTGCTTTAGCACACAATCTGAGATACATGTTATTTAAGTCTTTGAACTTTTTTTCAATAttgtgacaataaaaaccactcacACCATTAAACAATATacaacacacacacgttggtgcagctatcattatgagggctctccatagacgtaatgatttttattctgtacgaactatagattctatctcctaacactacccccctaaacctcacaaaacactttcagcatttttacatttacaaaaatacaaaaatagtttagcatgttttttttaagtgctttgatttatggagacactagaaatgtcctcataaaccacatatatagcataatacccttgtaattaccagtttgtaacttaaatTATGTCCTCAAACCAATCAAACCGCCCACGcacgcgcagacacacacacacacacacacacacacacagtgtacattGTCATGTCCCCATCATACTGTTTATGCCATCATATAATGGATAACATTTTCAGCTCACAATTTTTGGTACATCAGCCCAAATATATGTATTAACAATTAATTTAGTAAATTCTGGAAAGTTCATCCAGGCATCACTGAATGAAAATCCAGGACCCTCAAGTACATTTTCCAGCACCAAATTCTCATTTTAAAGGGCAAAAACAAGTTTCAAATAAGTGAGAGAACTCTGCGCTGTCAAACTGTTCTGCTTTCAACGTTTATTATGAGTGAAGTTACGGCATTTATACGGCTACTTgtcagaggaagaaaaaaaatctgaattctgTTATAGTTTAACCAGACCTTTGACAATTGTATAAAAGATGTAACTgacaaggaaagaaagaaagtgtatattttattgtACAAATTCTACATTCGATCCATTAATATTAGGTCATGaaattacatacagtattatACAGTAAAGTTTGTCAGGACACATTTTAATGTTGGCTTGacagccttgtctgaaagtttaacactaattccaaaaaaaataaataaataataataataatcatgaatAGATAGAAAGAATAGTCTTAGTTCAACTTTCCATTAAAGTAATCCTGCGTTCACGTCATGGcacaattactgtaattacaaaatGGCAACTCTGAGGTTCTAGTCAGAGCTATTGACGTCCTGGGACATCAGACGTTTTTTGTTTCTATGACTGCACTCATAATGTAGTTAAGAAATCTCAAAATGAGCTTCAAGTTGACTCCCTCATTTAAGATAACTCTCTAAACAATGGCCACTCTAGCTCTTTGTTTCCATCCTGTTAATGTTCTTGATATTGCGTAAACAATCAAGTTATAACTAATTGAGCTTGAccaaagcatataacacataccATTTTAAAGAAATGAATTAAAGACTTAAATGATATCACAGACATATTCATTTTCTGAAAATTACAGAGCTCAAAATAAGGTACTGCATAAGAGGAATGACCCAAACAGTCTGAAAATTGTGATTAAAATGTGCAAACCACAAATCCATTCATGTCCAGGGTGTGTTTCATGTAATTTGGATGTTTTTCTCTTCCTAAACAGAGTGCAAGCATGACGCTGGCAGAGATGAACAGAGGTTTTGGCAGATGTTCCCTTTCAACGACATCTTCTAGCGACCTGACTGAGTTTCCCTTTTATTTAAATACCTGTTATTATTCTAAATGGATCCCTCCATAGAGACGCAGAGTAATAATCTTCTAAATAAATTCTGACATAAGGATACAGTATAACGAAGATATTTTTGTtcttctttgtaaaaaaaaaaaaataaaactttcaaCTTTCTAAACGTTTGCTTTCTTTCGGacctcaaacaaaaaaaaatgagaTGCATCACTTGTGATTTGAATATAAATATGACACCTGGTATGAAAATAATTCATGTCTAGTATTAAAGAGTTAATCTAAACAGGTATGCCTGTGTAATGAGACAAACATCCTCCCACTGCATGTAAATGATGTTTGAGTATTTCATCCacaccacacacatgcacacatttccTAGGGAATGCACTGACAGCAACAAGACGCTAAACAGAATTCACTGCCTAAATTAAGACTAACATTAATGCAGAATCCACATGTCTTAATTCAGCAATGACTGGAAGGCATGGCGACGTGTATAAATGTGTCAAAAGTAAGAATCTGGGTTGTTACAAATTCAGTGCTTGCCTTCCTGGAGGGAGTTTTCCAGGAGGTACAATCAGCCGTGTGCTTTCTTTATCCAGACTTTATCTTTTGAATtcaattttttcttcttctcaatAAGCGTGACAGATGATGATGATTAAGCACGCTGTAGTCTGCAATATCCCTCCGTTACCATAGATACCATTTTGAGAGATAATGAGCAAATATTTCCCGTAATTAAATGTTCAGAACATcagcataataacaataatttgagTGCTAAAAATGCAAACCACTGATGGAATCAGTGTGGTAAAATGTTGAGAAAACAAACTTCTACGTTTGTCTGAGTCCACATGCAGCCACACACACAGTTCCAGTCTTTAGTGTGTCGTCTTCATAGGAGGTTTTCCAAATCTGGCATCCAGTCCAAGGCCTGAAGGACAAAGCAGAGTCATGGATGGGCTTATTATAAACATCCACTCTCTATGGCCTTACAGCTCTGTGCTCATTATTAGTACTGCTCAACATAGAACAACTTTAACAAGCTCAGATGGAAGTTGGAGAGAGATGTAAAAAGACAAATGAAAGGAGGTAACTATAGGGCTGTCAATAATATTTCAAAAACTAATTGtagataaaatattaaaacattcagTTGCTTTCCCAAGAGAGAAAATGAAGTAATTATTGTGCTATTTGTGTAAATTACACTCACAGCAGAATACAATAAGTGTAATAATTCACTCACCAAGGAAGACGAGGACAGTGCCAAACCACTGCATAGTGCTGATGACATTCCCAAACAGTAGAACTGAACCCAAGATAGTGAAGAACTTCCGTGTCGTTGTGATGATAGAACAGGTGAGCGGTCCAAAATACACCACTGTCATGAAGATGAAAGTCTAGGAGAAGGAAAGGGAGCAAAGGACACTTATTACGGCAAAACATGGTTGTGTGACCTCATGTGTACATATGCACAACCTGGATTACTAATACAGtattaatgtgattaattgtatACATGAATGATTTAGTGTAtccactgtacacacacataatAAACCTACCTGTCCAAGAGCGCTAGTCAGTACGAACAGGAGGATATTATAGATGATGACAGGATAGCGATCAGCAAATGCCAAAAACTCCCACACCTCACCTGTCCACAGCACAACTATGAAGAGAGACAGAATGAGAGTGAGAATAAACCTTCAAGCTAAAGGTTAAAAGTAGTGATTAGACTGATATATATCGGCCAGGTCAATTCATTTGCCATTATATTGCCAATTTGCCGTTATCATCTGTGAGCAGATGCAGATTtcagtaaatattgtgtaaaataattgTTCGTTtcacatctgatttgctgttgttaaatctGATTTTGTATATCAGCATTTACATCGGCCACTGAAAAACTCACATCGGACGAACACTGTTTATAAGAAGGGTTTAAAATGAACTTAGTCACACTGGCCGATCATGAGTGAATTGAAAATGTAACGTCTGTGTGACTGTATTTTgcattacttttattaaaaatatatctttGTGCAGGTCATTGTTTCATTCACAGCATCATAAACAAGATGAGCCAGTGTCTATTTCTTAGTAAATCTAAACCCGCTACAAAAACGTGAACTAGATCCATCGTGATTTTGTCTCTCATACATTTGCTTTGTTGGCTTAAAGagaaagttcacctaaaaatgtaaattctctcatcatttactcaccctcatgccatcccagatgtttatgactttctgtcttctgaagaacacaaattaagattttcagaagaatatttcagctctgttggtccatacaatacaagtgaatggtgaccagaactatgAAGCTTCAAATAGCACATAAGGCAGTATAAAAGCAATCCAAattactccagtgtttaaatccttgtcttctgaagaaatatgagatGTGTGGGTCaatattgaagttttttttttacaataaatctccactttcgcattcctcttttgtttttggtgattagtATTCTTCGAGCATATCACCACAAACTGGGCCGGGAGAAgaatttaaaaaaaggacttaagtattaAACTGTTACTCAATCACACCTGTCATATActatagtcatatggattactttattgctgcctttatattctttttggagcttcaaaattttggccacaattcagttgcattgtatgaacctacagagctgaaatattcctcaaaaaacctttatttgtgttcagcagaagaaagaaagtcctacacctttgggatgacatgagggtaagtaaataaactgtgacagaactttcattatttggtgaactatccctttaaaattaggAAGAATAGTAGATGAACTGTTGCAACAGACAGAACTTTACTTTAGTAGATGGACTGTATGGCTATGAGCATCAGATTATTATTCTTACAATTAGATAAACAATACCATGTGCTATGCCGCAGTTACTAATAAAGTAACCGGCATGTACTTGTCGAAGCCAGTGGATTTGCATTAGGATTCATTTTGGGCCCCGAACCAACTTCCTAAACCAAAACTTTATTATTTCTGAACAAATGCTGCTGGAAAGCAACTCTGGTTTTGTAATGAGAGGTTTGGAAGGCAAGAAGTTTGCTGCATGGGTGATGAGATTAAAGATTAAAAGTGAGGAACAGATGCCTGTCAGAGCCGAAGCAGACAGACTGAACAGCTGCAGGAAATCAGCAGGACTTCCGTCAACCCTGCCATCAGAACGACGCTTAAACAAACCATAGAGCAACAGCTCCCCCTACTGGAGGACAATATGTACTGAAATGTACTTGAAGGACAAAACACTTGGGGAAACAAGGGGTAAATAAGGCATTCAGAAGAACCCTGATTTTAAACATACAGCCATAGTAGCCTAGCCAAATtaagtgataaatattgatattcacTTAGTTGCTTCAACAAATACCATCTATATTTGATTTCACCCAGACACTGGTAAATAACACTTAAATATTATTCTGTTCTCTTCTGTCTACACTGCTTTACTCAAttgacaaatgtattttatacCACTGTCCTTTTCTCTTTAATAACCAGCAACCATAAGATACATTCACTACCAAAGTGAAGGaaatacagtacattactgtTGAAGAAGTTGTAGGTTTAGTTGATCAAGATGTTTGTTTCTCAAATTGACAAATGTACACTAAACAGTTTTCAGGCACACTATCTATGGGCTTTTGGTCAACACCAGTGGGCCGCAGGGAATCAAATTTGTATTAAACCCTCTTTAATAACTCACCAATTCCTAGGACCAGTGTGGACCACAGGTTGACATTCAGCATCATGTGATTGGCTCCCGTCTGGTACCGTgccctcatgtgatcttgagcTACACCTGTCAGCCCATCCAGAGTCAATGAGACCAGCTGCAATCAGACCTCACAAATCAGGTCGTCTTTACACAGAGGACCACAAATAGTACGCTACGTCAATTTTAAAAGATGGAACAGATTGAAACTAAGACCAACCAGCAGCATCTCCCCAAAGCCATATGTGTGTTCATCTGATGTGGTGGAGCCTTTGTTAGGTTTGTAGAGAAAGAGGGCAACCCCAGTGACgatcagaaacacacacagatattTCGCCATGGGATATTTCTTCCTCAGGATTGTGACACCAAGAATCATTACTGTGGAAGCAAAGGGATAAAAGCATAATGGAAAAACAACCATCAATGTTCTGAAGTAACGGTTATGTGCTTGAAAATATGCAAACATGGCACAACTGGCAAATAAACAATAGATAGCCATATGACGAACAATTATAAGCCAACAAATATGGTCATATGGGAATATACACTCCGCATTAGTCATTAAACGTGCGCTACAGTGGCCTCTAAAAAGTATCcagactcttaaagggatagttcacccaaaaataaaaattcataatttactcacccccatgccatcccagatgtttatgactttctttcttctgcagaacacaattatgatttttagaagaatatttcagctctgtaggacagtgcaagtgaatggtgactagaactatgcagctccaaaaaaaaaaaaaactcaatccataagactccactggtttaatccatgacttcaggaGCGATCCAATTGTTTTTGGGTGGGAACAGACCAAAAGAAAActtccttttcactataattcttgatatctgcagTCTCCTTTGCGATTATGATTTTAAGGTCAATTTCAcgtcctagcgccatctagcactctgcgcatgtgTCACGCACTAGGAagcgtaatcgagcttgaaatcatgatggtgcctagagactgcactggcaagatgtacagtaaaaaaggagttattttttgggtttgttctcacccagatcgcttcagaagacagaaTAAAACaatggaatcttatggattacttctatattgcctttatgtgctttttagagcttcacgTTTCTGgctgccattcacttgcattgtgaggacctacacagctgagatagtcttctaaaaaatcttcatttgagttcagcagaagaaagaaagtcatgggatggcatgaggttgagtaaatgatgaaaacattttcattttggggtgaactatgcctttaaacttaaatatttatgaaatGATACAAATGATGCTGGTccttttcagttctgaaacaaTTTTATTTCCATTACTTTGAACCAACTACTTGCAATgtcattttagtggatgtatgatgtCAGTTCCCCTCAAATGTACTagcatatatattgttttataacaaCATATTTGTGAAATGCTTTGCTTGAGCTATATTTCTTTCAatgaatgccacttggtttgatatcttGCTGtgtaatgcaatgatattcacacattttaaagtgcgacttaagtgtctaaatacttttagGGGCCACTATACAGACTTTTATATGTACAAGTGCAACCAAAAGGGCAACTATACAGGGGCTAATAATGTACTAATAAACCAGCATAGCATGCTCTACATTCTTGAAACATGAGACCAATGTTTGTATGATTAAAAGAAATAaggaataaattatttttacctGGAATCGGTTTACAGGATTTTCCCAACACCTAGAAAGAACCATTATACTCATATTAAAACTCACATTGACACATGGGAAAATAGTGTCTCTCATTTATTTTCATAAGACATGGAAAGAGCGAGTAACAGAGGGATATGTGAGTAAGGAGAGGTGCAGACCTGTGTTGGGTAGTTGACATACTGCAGGGATGAATTACTGGAGACCATGGCACCCAGGTAAGACAAAGAACACATGCCATAAATCCAGCTTTTAGTGCGGTCCAGCTTTGAGCCCTCAAAAAACTGAATTACtacaaatacaacaaataatGAGAAATTACTTGTGGGAACTGTTGTGAGTCTGATTTAAACTTGTGCAGCCTGTATGAGCACCACGCCATGATGACACAATGTGCTGTACGTAGCATATGCACTAACAACTATGCCACAGCACCAACTCCTAATAAGAAAGAGGTGCAATGTGATTCCATTCATTTCTTATGTACCTATAACTTTAAAAACACAAAGCAATTCAACACAAAAGTTTGACTCACAGATTCTGGCAAAAGCAGCATTGATGATGCACTGGATGAAGACCAGTGTGGTGGCGTAACGAAACTTCTCCTTCTTCCCTGTGTGACTGTAGTCCCCTCGCGTGCTGAATGAAGCAGAAGACAGATGCATTGATGTACCAGCTGGCAGAAGCAAGGGAACTTAATAATCACTTGTGGAAATATATAGCCAACAGTGGCTAGTGGATAAACAGTTGTTTACAACAGCTCTTAATTTTAGCTCTAGCTGAAGAGATTTACTAAGGACGttcacaaagaaagaaaaaactaacaaaaaacaactaaaacactTATTCACAAACTACACACAAACTATCATCACAGATAATTCAAATCAGTTTGTAGGGTAAATTATAAGAAAATGTAATTTGGGTATGGTGGCATTGGGTTGGCTTACAAGTCTTTAGAAGGCGGGGTTTAAGGGGCATCTGGCACCGTCCCTTATTTGGgaa is from Xyrauchen texanus isolate HMW12.3.18 chromosome 8, RBS_HiC_50CHRs, whole genome shotgun sequence and encodes:
- the LOC127647956 gene encoding solute carrier family 35 member B1-like, which gives rise to MAAGKTTSKPSLWQNERVRFIICFIGVFVCYFYYGILQETITRGDYSHTGKKEKFRYATTLVFIQCIINAAFARILIQFFEGSKLDRTKSWIYGMCSLSYLGAMVSSNSSLQYVNYPTQVLGKSCKPIPVMILGVTILRKKYPMAKYLCVFLIVTGVALFLYKPNKGSTTSDEHTYGFGEMLLLVSLTLDGLTGVAQDHMRARYQTGANHMMLNVNLWSTLVLGIVVLWTGEVWEFLAFADRYPVIIYNILLFVLTSALGQTFIFMTVVYFGPLTCSIITTTRKFFTILGSVLLFGNVISTMQWFGTVLVFLGLGLDARFGKPPMKTTH